In a single window of the Perca flavescens isolate YP-PL-M2 chromosome 18, PFLA_1.0, whole genome shotgun sequence genome:
- the LOC114572885 gene encoding 5-hydroxytryptamine receptor 1B, with the protein MENAGALKPTPVSYGELLNISTNYTRANFTSKEEEEDRNVAFQAGLGATLALITLATTLSNAFVIATIYQSRKLHTPANFLIASLAVTDLLVSILVMPISALYTVSQTWTLGQVMCDIWLSSDITCCTASILHLCVIALDRYWAITDAVEYSKKRTMGRAAGMIATAWVIAISISLPPFFWRQVKAEEMTSCNVNTEHIFYTIYSTFGAFYIPTLLLIALYGRIYVEARKRILKQAHRKPGKRLTSAHLITDSPGSVASTTSLNYGTNDASSSCDATSCHAHANQVKVTVSDALLEKKRISAARERKATKTLGIILGAYIICWLPFFIYTLLVPVCEACFHPELFDIFTWLGYLNSLINPIIYTMSNEDFKQAFHKLIRFRCCRA; encoded by the coding sequence ATGGAGAATGCCGGTGCGCTCAAACCAACGCCTGTCAGCTACGGAGAGCTGTTGAACATCTCCACCAACTACACCCGGGCCAATTTCACGtcgaaagaggaagaggaggacaggaACGTGGCTTTCCAGGCGGGTCTAGGCGCGACTTTGGCGCTCATAACTTTGGCCACGACGCTTTCAAACGCGTTCGTCATCGCTACCATTTACCAATCCCGAAAACTACACACCCCGGCGAACTTTCTGATCGCCTCCCTGGCTGTCACGGACCTCCTGGTGTCCATTTTGGTGATGCCCATCAGCGCGCTGTACACGGTCAGCCAAACGTGGACTTTGGGGCAGGTGATGTGCGACATCTGGCTGTCCTCGGATATAACCTGCTGCACCGCGTCCATCCTGCACCTGTGCGTAATCGCGCTGGACCGCTACTGGGCCATCACGGACGCCGTGGAGTACTCCAAGAAGCGCACGATGGGGCGCGCCGCCGGGATGATCGCCACCGCCTGGGTGATCGCCATCTCCATCTCGCTGCCGCCGTTCTTCTGGCGCCAGGTGAAGGCGGAGGAGATGACGAGCTGCAACGTGAACACGGAACACATTTTCTACACCATCTACTCCACGTTCGGTGCGTTCTACATCCCCACGCTGCTGCTCATCGCGCTGTACGGGCGGATCTACGTGGAGGCGCGCAAACGCATCCTGAAGCAGGCGCACAGGAAGCCAGGGAAGAGGCTCACCTCCGCGCATCTCATCACCGACTCTCCCGGCTCCGTGGCGTCCACGACCTCGCTCAACTACGGCACGAACGACGCCTCCTCCTCGTGCGACGCCACGTCGTGCCACGCGCACGCGAACCAAGTCAAAGTGACCGTGTCCGACGCGCTGCTGGAGAAGAAGCGCATCTCCGCCGCCAGGGAGAGGAAGGCGACCAAAACTTTGGGAATAATCCTGGGAGCGTACATCATATGCTGGCTGCCGTTTTTCATTTACACTCTCCTCGTGCCTGTGTGCGAGGCCTGCTTCCACCCGGAGCTATTTGACATTTTCACGTGGCTGGGTTACCTCAACTCTTTAATCAACCCCATCATTTACACCATGTCCAACGAGGACTTCAAGCAGGCTTTCCACAAACTGATACGGTTTAGATGCTGCAGGGCGTGA